From a single Armatimonadota bacterium genomic region:
- a CDS encoding phytanoyl-CoA dioxygenase family protein, which produces MEPSTLPDLSGDYVLVADAVAAYRREGHVTLRGLCAPGEIAPYAEAIRSAVRRLNSESRPLAERDTYGKAFLQTMNLWRDDAAVARFTLARRFAKVAAELMGVPAVRLYHDQALFKEAGGGHTPWHQDQFYWPLECKAVTMWMPLVDADTAMGTMSFASGSQVEGYMKALKISDESEQFFADFIHAKGYQVQPSGLLKAGDATFHDGWVLHAAGPNTSDRAREAMTIIYFEDGAKVITPDHPNRENDLKTWFPGLAPGDFAASDLNPVVYSR; this is translated from the coding sequence ATGGAACCCTCAACCCTTCCCGATTTGTCGGGCGATTACGTTCTCGTTGCCGACGCCGTCGCAGCCTATCGCCGCGAAGGCCACGTCACTCTGCGCGGACTCTGCGCGCCAGGGGAGATCGCACCCTATGCCGAGGCGATCCGGAGCGCAGTCAGACGACTCAACAGCGAGAGCAGGCCCCTTGCAGAGCGGGACACCTATGGCAAGGCGTTTCTGCAGACCATGAACCTTTGGCGGGACGATGCTGCCGTGGCGCGGTTCACGCTTGCGCGGCGGTTCGCCAAGGTCGCGGCGGAGTTGATGGGGGTCCCGGCGGTCCGGCTCTACCACGATCAGGCGCTGTTCAAGGAGGCCGGTGGTGGCCACACACCCTGGCACCAGGACCAGTTCTATTGGCCCTTGGAATGCAAGGCGGTCACGATGTGGATGCCCCTGGTGGACGCCGACACAGCGATGGGGACGATGAGCTTCGCGAGCGGTTCACAGGTCGAGGGCTATATGAAGGCGCTCAAGATTTCTGATGAGTCGGAGCAGTTCTTCGCGGACTTCATCCATGCGAAGGGCTATCAGGTACAGCCGAGCGGTCTGCTAAAGGCCGGGGATGCCACGTTTCACGATGGCTGGGTGCTTCACGCCGCCGGACCCAACACCTCGGACCGAGCCCGCGAGGCGATGACGATCATCTACTTCGAGGATGGGGCCAAGGTCATTACGCCCGACCATCCGAACAGAGAGAACGACCTGAAGACCTGGTTCCCTGGGCTCGCGCCGGGGGACTTTGCCGCAAGCGATCTGAATCCGGTCGTCTACTCAAGATAA
- a CDS encoding penicillin acylase family protein: MLATLALAVATLLSQQTQAPAPIERDEFGVPHIFANSWEDGFYHAGYAVAEDRLWQMEQSRRLARGKLAEVFGKDFAASDRDILKTAYTDQELQQQFDKLAPRAKLAFDSYAKGVNAYIDAATKKGSLPPGYAAAGFRPEKWTVLDSAAITIRLFQLFGRRDAGEIRNWALLTYLSSQPVKEQALDAFDDFLWQNDPASPTTVLPEDDLGADARPRFPKLTRAITEKHLTALPKVGLFDLLPALKLAQAERTSTLVAQKLGAPFKAGSYAIVVGKERSATGWPMLLNGPQMGFFNPAIVHELSMAGPGLNVVGMDVPGAPGVAIGHTAELAWGLTSGVADTDDVFLFKASGADGYLDGEQTKKLTVVRRTLKIKGQPDETVEQKRTDVGPVIHTAKGFLFSNRSASWMRELDSIQSIYGLLDAREPKDLDGALSHATMNFNFFFAFHGGPIGYRYLGLIPDRAEGWDPRLPVMGSPESAWKGFISSAQMPRVDNPKGGLITNWNNKPASWFPNFDSPAWGRLFRVDALNQALDKPKLSLQDLESAIWTIARTEATAYAFMPLIKQQLKESDGEGAVGDAIQYLRAFDGRQFEGSVSATVFDAFIDALRNEVFLGTTGNFLSPGVFRLAAQPSVILNALQGNTEVKYLKGRSVAEVFKAAATKAASTLEQRLGADAALWRFRPGSIPVPGEPPIPYNNRGSYIQVVELRATVRGRNVLPPGVAESGPHSKDQAPLSRAWQFKPMKMRPF; this comes from the coding sequence ATGCTCGCGACCTTAGCCCTTGCCGTTGCAACGCTGCTTAGTCAGCAGACACAAGCCCCAGCCCCGATCGAGCGGGATGAGTTCGGGGTCCCGCACATCTTCGCCAACTCCTGGGAGGATGGGTTCTATCATGCCGGATACGCGGTGGCGGAGGACCGCCTCTGGCAGATGGAGCAGAGCCGCAGGCTGGCGCGGGGCAAGCTCGCCGAGGTGTTTGGCAAGGACTTTGCGGCCTCCGACCGCGACATTCTGAAGACCGCCTACACCGACCAGGAGCTTCAGCAGCAGTTCGACAAGCTCGCGCCAAGGGCCAAACTCGCGTTCGATTCCTATGCCAAGGGGGTAAACGCCTATATAGACGCGGCGACAAAGAAAGGCTCGCTGCCCCCAGGCTATGCCGCTGCTGGGTTCAGGCCTGAGAAGTGGACAGTACTCGATTCTGCCGCCATCACGATCCGTCTGTTTCAGCTCTTCGGGCGGCGGGATGCCGGAGAGATTCGCAACTGGGCACTGCTCACCTACTTGAGCTCCCAACCGGTCAAGGAGCAAGCGCTGGACGCCTTCGACGACTTCCTTTGGCAGAACGACCCCGCCTCGCCGACGACGGTGCTTCCGGAGGACGACCTCGGGGCAGATGCACGGCCCCGGTTCCCCAAGCTGACTCGGGCAATCACGGAAAAGCACTTGACGGCGCTGCCAAAGGTGGGGCTCTTCGACCTGCTTCCCGCGCTCAAGCTGGCGCAGGCCGAGAGGACCAGCACGCTGGTCGCGCAAAAACTCGGCGCGCCCTTTAAGGCCGGAAGCTACGCGATCGTGGTGGGCAAGGAGCGCTCTGCGACCGGTTGGCCGATGCTCTTGAACGGGCCGCAGATGGGCTTTTTCAACCCGGCGATCGTTCACGAGTTGTCGATGGCGGGACCGGGGCTGAACGTCGTGGGGATGGACGTTCCCGGGGCGCCAGGCGTGGCCATTGGGCACACCGCGGAGCTGGCCTGGGGGCTGACGTCCGGGGTGGCGGACACCGACGACGTGTTCCTTTTCAAGGCCTCTGGAGCGGATGGGTACCTGGACGGGGAGCAGACGAAGAAGCTCACGGTGGTTCGCCGAACGCTCAAGATCAAGGGCCAGCCGGATGAAACCGTGGAGCAGAAGAGGACGGACGTTGGACCGGTCATCCACACCGCCAAAGGCTTCTTGTTTTCGAACCGCTCGGCCTCCTGGATGCGCGAGTTGGACTCAATCCAGTCCATCTATGGACTCCTCGATGCGCGTGAGCCGAAGGACCTCGATGGGGCGCTCTCGCACGCGACGATGAACTTCAACTTCTTCTTCGCCTTCCACGGCGGCCCGATCGGGTATCGCTATTTGGGCCTCATTCCAGATAGGGCGGAGGGTTGGGACCCCCGGCTGCCGGTGATGGGGAGTCCGGAGAGCGCTTGGAAAGGGTTTATCTCCTCGGCGCAGATGCCAAGGGTGGACAACCCCAAGGGCGGCCTGATCACCAACTGGAACAACAAGCCGGCAAGCTGGTTCCCAAACTTCGATTCGCCGGCTTGGGGCAGGCTGTTCCGGGTGGACGCCCTGAACCAGGCGCTCGACAAGCCAAAGCTCTCCCTTCAGGACCTCGAATCGGCGATCTGGACCATCGCGCGGACCGAGGCGACGGCCTATGCCTTCATGCCGCTCATCAAGCAGCAACTCAAGGAATCGGACGGGGAGGGCGCTGTAGGGGACGCGATCCAGTACCTGCGTGCATTTGATGGCAGGCAGTTTGAAGGGAGCGTTTCGGCGACCGTATTCGACGCCTTCATCGACGCCCTTCGCAATGAGGTCTTCCTTGGCACGACCGGCAATTTCCTTTCGCCCGGCGTGTTCCGTCTCGCCGCCCAACCGAGCGTGATTTTGAACGCGCTGCAGGGCAACACTGAAGTCAAATACCTGAAGGGTAGGTCCGTCGCCGAGGTGTTCAAGGCCGCCGCGACGAAGGCGGCGTCGACACTCGAACAGAGGCTCGGCGCCGATGCGGCGCTTTGGCGATTCCGCCCGGGGTCGATTCCGGTGCCTGGCGAGCCGCCCATCCCCTACAACAATAGGGGGTCGTATATTCAGGTGGTGGAGCTGCGGGCGACGGTCCGGGGCAGGAACGTGCTTCCTCCAGGCGTCGCCGAATCGGGTCCGCACAGCAAAGATCAGGCGCCGCTCAGTCGGGCGTGGCAGTTCAAGCCGATGAAGATGCGGCCGTTCTAG
- a CDS encoding exo-alpha-sialidase, translating to MTRTASIVASIFVAATAPAQWSDIKKLGQGGESFVSTDGRGNVYATAHQPCKLYVSGDFGATFGMSHDLPDSFCDVTSAIGPDGKLYITYLVPGVKGIQVVRSSDYGKTIRKVGRIDGPYDREWIVVNPITGEIGFNYSDGYIGGPKSKGIFYASSSNQGESFKTIARVDKGSEGEYAVDPYLTVGTGGRIYAAWAVSFDYEHIDKYMFASSDDGGKTWGNHAMIGATHPSLGDTQERWMLGSVVAVGKDTVMAIYQDYAEVEVDGATEHPLLAYFRVSKDGGKTWGESKPCLSGKELESAIRSFRMSRDRNSTVSNYVQTLPWVSADPKGRVHLAFIDNRSGQKNTNNKRVGLWQTRYASWTVSDASFSASERVSHDWACERPPLDFIGCCSDGNSVWITWTENPGQTEGWGFSGELFVGKKSLAGK from the coding sequence ATGACACGAACCGCGTCCATTGTCGCCTCGATCTTCGTTGCCGCTACCGCCCCTGCCCAGTGGTCCGACATCAAGAAACTTGGGCAGGGGGGCGAGTCCTTCGTCTCGACCGACGGCAGGGGAAACGTCTACGCCACGGCCCACCAGCCCTGCAAACTCTACGTCAGCGGAGATTTCGGCGCGACTTTCGGTATGAGCCACGACCTGCCAGACTCTTTCTGCGACGTCACCTCGGCGATCGGCCCCGACGGGAAGCTCTACATCACCTACCTGGTGCCGGGGGTCAAGGGCATTCAGGTGGTGAGGTCGTCCGACTATGGGAAAACCATCCGCAAGGTCGGGAGGATCGACGGGCCCTATGACCGGGAGTGGATCGTCGTGAACCCAATCACCGGCGAGATCGGGTTTAACTACTCGGACGGCTACATCGGCGGGCCGAAGTCCAAAGGCATCTTCTACGCCTCGTCAAGCAACCAAGGCGAATCATTCAAGACCATCGCGCGCGTGGACAAGGGTTCCGAGGGCGAATACGCGGTGGATCCCTACCTGACGGTGGGGACTGGAGGGCGAATCTACGCGGCTTGGGCTGTGAGCTTCGATTACGAGCACATCGACAAGTACATGTTCGCCTCGAGCGACGATGGCGGCAAGACCTGGGGCAACCACGCCATGATCGGCGCGACCCATCCTTCGCTCGGGGACACTCAAGAGCGTTGGATGCTGGGCAGCGTGGTGGCGGTGGGCAAGGACACCGTCATGGCGATCTATCAGGACTATGCCGAGGTCGAAGTGGACGGGGCCACAGAACACCCTCTTCTGGCCTATTTCAGGGTCAGCAAAGACGGCGGCAAGACCTGGGGGGAGAGCAAGCCGTGCCTTTCCGGCAAGGAGCTCGAATCGGCCATCCGGTCCTTTCGGATGAGCCGGGACCGGAACTCGACGGTCTCCAACTACGTTCAGACCCTTCCTTGGGTTTCCGCCGACCCCAAAGGGCGGGTCCACCTGGCGTTTATCGATAACCGAAGTGGGCAGAAGAACACCAACAACAAGCGCGTCGGTCTCTGGCAAACGCGCTACGCCTCTTGGACTGTTTCCGATGCTTCGTTTTCGGCAAGCGAGAGGGTGAGCCACGATTGGGCCTGCGAAAGACCGCCGCTCGACTTCATCGGATGCTGTTCCGATGGCAACAGCGTCTGGATCACCTGGACCGAAAACCCCGGCCAAACCGAGGGCTGGGGGTTCTCAGGGGAGCTATTTGTCGGGAAGAAGAGTTTGGCTGGGAAGTGA
- a CDS encoding redoxin family protein translates to MRPLSKLLSLAILAAAISSSVLAGDLGVGSSAPALKVAKWIKGGPVSLADGKVHVVEFWATWCGPCKESIPHLTELAHKYKGKVDFVGVSVWEEQKLKSNSHLSKVAKFVKEFGAKMDYNVAADGFEGTMAKTWMAAANQNGIPAAFVVDKNQKIVWIGHPMDGLDKVLDKVLAGKYDMAAAKQAEADKQRAMKKQMALSNSLSDALQKKDYRGAVSILDKALADDPAMEEQLGMAKFSYMLRYDEAAAQAYGEKLSNGAYKENGVALNSIAWSIVDPDAPLKKPDYALAARIAQKAVAEMGGNDAYSLDTLALAQFKSGNKQAAIASGTKAVAAAKATKGFEASVLKELTDRLAMYKK, encoded by the coding sequence ATGAGACCGCTTTCTAAACTGCTTTCGCTCGCAATTCTCGCTGCCGCGATTTCCTCGTCCGTGCTCGCCGGCGACCTCGGCGTGGGATCGTCTGCGCCGGCCCTCAAGGTGGCCAAGTGGATCAAGGGTGGCCCCGTGAGCCTGGCCGACGGGAAGGTCCACGTCGTCGAATTCTGGGCCACATGGTGCGGCCCATGCAAGGAAAGCATCCCCCACCTGACCGAGCTTGCCCACAAGTACAAGGGCAAGGTGGACTTCGTGGGCGTCAGTGTCTGGGAGGAGCAGAAGCTCAAGAGCAACTCCCACCTTTCCAAAGTCGCCAAGTTCGTCAAGGAGTTTGGCGCAAAGATGGACTACAACGTCGCCGCCGATGGCTTCGAGGGCACGATGGCCAAGACCTGGATGGCCGCCGCCAATCAGAACGGCATCCCTGCGGCCTTCGTCGTGGACAAGAACCAGAAGATCGTGTGGATCGGCCACCCGATGGACGGACTCGACAAGGTGCTCGACAAAGTACTCGCAGGCAAGTACGACATGGCTGCTGCCAAGCAGGCTGAGGCGGACAAGCAGCGCGCCATGAAGAAGCAGATGGCGCTCAGCAATTCGCTAAGCGATGCGCTCCAGAAGAAGGACTATCGAGGAGCCGTCTCCATACTGGACAAGGCACTGGCGGACGATCCCGCAATGGAGGAGCAGCTAGGCATGGCCAAGTTTTCGTACATGCTCCGCTACGACGAAGCCGCCGCCCAAGCCTATGGCGAGAAGCTCTCCAACGGGGCCTACAAGGAGAACGGCGTGGCGCTCAACAGCATTGCCTGGAGCATCGTCGACCCCGATGCCCCCCTAAAGAAGCCGGACTACGCGCTGGCAGCGCGGATCGCCCAAAAAGCCGTGGCCGAGATGGGTGGCAACGACGCTTATTCGCTCGATACGCTCGCGCTAGCCCAATTCAAGTCCGGCAACAAGCAGGCCGCAATCGCGAGCGGCACCAAAGCCGTCGCCGCAGCCAAGGCAACCAAAGGCTTCGAAGCCTCCGTGCTCAAAGAGCTGACCGACCGGCTGGCGATGTACAAGAAGTAA
- a CDS encoding c-type cytochrome, whose translation MTRFFLFAACLAVLCVGCSGGATSEAQDEKPVSQSGEGATPKPDEGTSGGAEAAAGGGESSFAEVAAIFNESCVKCHSGPGAKGAIDLSTYDGVMKGGEDGAIVTAGDVEKSKLSMALRGKGAKQMPMMAEPLPEEKIAKVEAWIKAGAKKE comes from the coding sequence ATGACTAGATTCTTCTTGTTTGCCGCCTGCCTGGCGGTTCTTTGTGTCGGCTGCTCGGGCGGTGCCACGTCTGAAGCCCAAGACGAAAAGCCCGTCTCCCAATCGGGAGAGGGTGCGACGCCGAAGCCCGATGAAGGGACGAGCGGAGGGGCTGAGGCAGCAGCAGGAGGCGGTGAATCCTCCTTCGCTGAGGTGGCAGCCATCTTCAATGAGTCCTGCGTTAAGTGCCACTCCGGGCCGGGCGCAAAGGGCGCCATCGACCTCTCGACCTACGACGGGGTAATGAAGGGCGGAGAGGACGGGGCCATCGTGACGGCGGGCGACGTCGAGAAGAGCAAGCTTTCGATGGCGCTTCGGGGCAAAGGCGCCAAGCAGATGCCGATGATGGCGGAGCCGCTCCCTGAAGAGAAGATCGCCAAGGTCGAGGCCTGGATCAAAGCAGGGGCGAAGAAGGAATAG
- a CDS encoding cupin domain-containing protein: protein MPATVRSLSELPEDNPIVNLFRRKIQGENMLWACVELKEGCVVEPHRHESEQIAFVISGRVLWQLGELGSGDYEEREVGGHTVIVLPPNFQHGVRAIEDTLILDVLSPVGMMGVDRQG, encoded by the coding sequence ATGCCCGCGACCGTTCGCTCGCTTTCTGAGCTCCCCGAGGACAATCCGATCGTCAACCTTTTCCGTCGCAAGATCCAAGGAGAGAACATGCTCTGGGCCTGCGTGGAGCTAAAAGAGGGGTGCGTGGTTGAGCCGCACCGGCACGAGAGCGAGCAAATCGCCTTCGTGATCTCGGGACGAGTGCTTTGGCAGCTCGGCGAGCTGGGAAGCGGGGACTATGAAGAGCGGGAAGTGGGGGGCCACACGGTGATCGTATTGCCCCCCAACTTTCAGCATGGGGTCCGAGCGATTGAGGACACGCTCATCCTGGACGTTCTGTCACCGGTTGGGATGATGGGCGTCGACAGGCAGGGTTGA
- a CDS encoding SUMF1/EgtB/PvdO family nonheme iron enzyme, with the protein MGVSTITKMGFLLSLAFLVGAQDRISAVSPSIDLVSIKGHGAVKDFKIGRFEVTMKQFEAFVRDAGYDGRAHPSSKSSEPFLLGWSAGKPPVGKDRYPVCYVNWHHAKAFCVWLSMKSGLNVHLPTDAQWTLAASGVQGRTYPWGNAWDPKRCNWGDEGKVDGYMESAPVGSFPRGATPEGVLDMAGNIWEWSAEGHLRGGPWCMDKSTVLCTFVAHENTERCDDKFGLRIAVGG; encoded by the coding sequence ATGGGCGTATCAACCATCACGAAGATGGGCTTTCTCCTTTCGCTGGCATTTCTGGTTGGCGCGCAAGACCGCATCTCGGCGGTTTCGCCGTCGATTGACCTGGTGTCGATCAAAGGGCACGGGGCTGTCAAAGACTTCAAGATCGGCAGATTCGAGGTCACGATGAAGCAGTTCGAGGCCTTCGTGAGGGACGCAGGTTACGACGGTAGGGCGCATCCGAGCAGCAAGTCCTCCGAGCCGTTCCTGTTGGGATGGAGTGCCGGGAAACCTCCTGTCGGAAAGGACCGCTACCCGGTGTGCTATGTGAACTGGCACCACGCCAAAGCCTTCTGCGTTTGGCTTTCGATGAAGTCGGGCCTGAACGTTCACCTCCCGACGGATGCCCAATGGACGCTGGCAGCCTCGGGCGTGCAGGGCAGAACCTACCCCTGGGGCAACGCTTGGGATCCCAAGCGCTGCAACTGGGGCGATGAGGGCAAAGTGGATGGCTACATGGAGTCCGCGCCGGTCGGCAGCTTTCCCAGGGGCGCGACGCCCGAAGGCGTGCTCGATATGGCTGGAAACATCTGGGAGTGGTCTGCGGAAGGCCACTTGCGCGGCGGGCCGTGGTGCATGGACAAGAGCACCGTTCTCTGTACGTTCGTCGCTCACGAAAACACGGAGCGCTGCGACGACAAGTTCGGGCTGAGGATTGCTGTGGGCGGGTAG
- the upp gene encoding uracil phosphoribosyltransferase — protein sequence MSLLVLDHPLANHLLAGLRDKKTPPEKFRTLCANLTRLLVIEATRAMPRTAGSVETPLETAEASTLGAGLAVVPVLRAGLGMLDPIVEMFPDVSIGYIGLERHEDTAIAHSYYCKLPKLAGRYTLCVDPMLATGGSASQAISLLKANGAASVTMVSVVSAPEGVAKLNADHPDVDIVTAALDRGLNDRKYILPGLGDFGDRLYGTM from the coding sequence ATGTCGCTCCTCGTGCTCGACCACCCTCTGGCGAACCATTTGCTCGCCGGTCTTCGCGACAAGAAAACGCCACCGGAGAAGTTCAGGACCCTCTGCGCCAACCTCACGCGGCTTCTGGTGATCGAGGCGACTCGTGCGATGCCAAGGACTGCAGGATCGGTCGAAACGCCGCTCGAAACGGCCGAGGCGTCCACATTGGGAGCCGGGTTGGCGGTAGTTCCAGTCCTTCGCGCGGGGCTAGGGATGCTCGACCCAATCGTCGAGATGTTCCCCGACGTTTCGATTGGCTACATCGGGCTTGAGCGCCACGAAGACACGGCGATCGCGCATAGCTACTACTGCAAGCTTCCGAAGTTGGCGGGACGCTACACGCTCTGCGTGGACCCAATGCTTGCCACCGGGGGCTCAGCCTCCCAGGCGATTTCCCTGCTGAAGGCCAATGGGGCCGCGTCCGTGACCATGGTCAGCGTGGTTTCAGCGCCCGAAGGCGTCGCCAAGCTCAATGCCGACCACCCAGATGTGGATATCGTTACGGCGGCGCTCGACCGTGGCCTCAACGACCGGAAGTACATCCTCCCCGGCCTCGGGGATTTCGGCGACCGGCTCTATGGGACGATGTAG